Part of the Nitrosopumilus piranensis genome is shown below.
AATGCCTACAATGCATCTGATATGATTTCTTGGCCACACAAATTTTGTAGAAAAGATATTGGCAAAAAAGGACTAGATTATTTTTGAGTTTCTACAATTCTGTCTTCAGTTACAATCCAATCAATTAACATATCATGATCTGATTTTGGAATATTTTTTACAACTTGTTTTTCCAAAGTCAAAGAAATTGTGGTTGTCTTGTGTTTAGCTAAAAACCTATCATAAAATCCATGACCGTATCCTAGCCTGATTCCTTTGGCAGTTATCCCTACTGTTGGCACTAAAATCACATCCAAGTTATTTTCAGTTTCACACTCTATCTTTGGCTCCATTATGTCAAAACTGCCCTTCTCCAGGCTCGAAAAATCAGTAATTTTCTTAAATTCAATATTCTTGTCTGTTATTCTTGGAAGAAATACATCCTTTCCATTACTTAGTAATTCTTGAATGATGTCCTGAGTTAAGATTTCACTTCCAATTGGATAATATGCTCCAATTTTTTGTGCATCTCTGAACTCTTTGATTTTTTTTAATTTTTTATTGATCTTCTGACTTGCAATTTTCATCAAATCAAATGATGTGGCATCCCTTTTTTCTAAAAGAATATTCCGAATTGATTTTTTCCCGCGATTATCTTCCAATTTGACTACTCAGTGATGCTGCAGTTATTGTATTTTTTAAAAGCATTGCAACTGTCATTGGCCCAACCCCTCCTGGAACTGGCGTTGCAAAAGATGCTTTTTGAATGATATCTTCAAAATCTGTATCTCCTGCTAATTTTTCTTGGAATCTTGATATGGCAACATCAATAACAACTGCTCCATCTTTTATCATATCTGACGTCAGCGTGAATTTGCTTCTGTCCCCAACTGCTGTGATGATAATATCAGCTGATTTGCACAACTCTGCCAAGTTTTTAGTTTTAGAGTGACATGTAATGACAGTTGCATTTTTGTCTAGCAACAAATGGTACAGTGGTTTTCCTACAAGATTACTCCTGTTAATTAAAACAATATTTTTCCCTTCTAAATCAATTTTATGATAATCAAACATCTCCATTACTCCTGATGGAGTACATGCTACAAGTGCTGCTTTTTTCATAGCCAACAACCCTGCATTATGTGGAGTTAATCCATCTACATCTTTTAATGGTGAAATTCTTGACGTTGTGATAAATTCATCTAGTTGTTCTGGAAGTGGGAGTTGAACGAGAATTCCATGAACTGAATTATCATTGTTTAAATTCTCAATAATTTCGTTGAGTTGAACTTGGGTCGTATTTGAATCAAGCTTGTGATCTTTTGTGGCAATTCCAACTTCCTCACATGATTTATGCTTGTTTTTGACATATGTGGCAGACGCTGGATTGTCGCCTACAAGAACCGTTGCCAGGCATGGGCTGATACCTTGAATCTTTAGTTCTTCTACTGCTTTTTTCACCCTGTCTTTTACAGATTGAGCAATTACTTTTCCATCAATCTTGATTCCTGTCATGGTATGTTTTTGATTTGAAGATATTTAATTCTTGGAATTTCATATCTGAAATCTTAGAAAAGAAATTTAATGCCATTTTTACTAGTCATGATATGTTTGTAATGATAGCAGACGTTTCACTCAAAGAAGGTGCTGAAGATGATTTTAAAAATTGGTTTTCAGAATCAAACAAAGTTCTATCAAAATTCCCTGGATTTGTATCTAGAAAATTTCTAAAATCTGCTGATGGTAGTTATAGAATTGTGGTAGAACATGAAAGCAAAGAATCTTTTATCAAAATGCATAATAGTCCTGAACATGAAAAACTTCACCCTCAAGGACATTCTTTCATGAGCGAACCTCCACAAAGAAAAACATACACAGTAGCTGCTGAATAAATTGAAACTAGAATTTGATTTAGACACATATCTAGAGAAAATTAAAAACGGCAGTAACTATTTTCATACTTTTATTAATAGAGAAAGTTTGGCTGCTGGAGTTTTAGTTCTTCAACCTGGAGAAGAGGATACTCAAACCCCTCATGATATTGATGAAGTCTATTATGTCATATCTGGTAATGGCTCTTTAAAAATTGGAGATAAAAATTACAAAGTTTCAAAAAATAAATTGTTTTTTGTTGCAAAAGATGTTAAGCACTATTTTCACAGCAATACAAAAGAACTAAAGGTTTTGTATTTTTTTGGTGGTACTGACTCTTAAATGATAATTGTTCTGCGACCCGAAACCTTGATCTTTTTTCTTGCAAAGAGATTTACAGCTTCAGGATAAATTCTGTGCTCTTCTTTTAGAATTCTTTTTGACAGTGAACTTTCAGTATCGTTTTCTTTTACTTTGACTACAGACTGAATTATCACAGGACCTGTATCCATTCCTGCATCCACAAAATGTACTGTGCAGCCTGAAAATTTTGCTCCATATTCTAGCGCCTGTTTTTGTGCGTCAAGACCTGGAAATGATGGTAATAATGCCGGGTGAATATTAATAATTCTGTTTTTGTATTTTTTTACAAATTCTGGACTAATTATTCTCATAAATCCTGCAAGACATACTAGCCCATTTCTTGGTGTTACTCCATATTTTGTTAAGACTGTTATGATCTTTTTATCATATTCTGCCCTGTTCCCTTTGAATCCCTTGCTTTCAACAACTTCGGTGTTGACTCCAAGTTTTTTTGCAATTTTTAGACCCCTTGCATCTGGTTTGTTTGAAATTACTATTGAAGGATTTATTGGGATCTTTTTTTTCTTAATTGACTTTAGGATAGATTCCATGTTGCTCCCACGACCTGAGATTAAAATTCCAAGATTTAGCAACTAGTCAATAGTAGATCAAACCTGCAATTAATGTGTGTGGATCGTAGATTAATTACTTGTGTGTTCTATGTATTGGCATGCAAAGATCCCTTTTACTTTTCCAAAACAGCATTCACAGCAAGGAAACCTTGCGAGTTTACCAATACTCTTTGGATAAGTTTCTGAAATACTTCAAGCTTCGTGATTATGACAGCTTGGCTGGTATGGATTCAAAGATGCTTCAGGAGATGGTTGAAGACTATGTGATGGAGAAAAAGAGTCAGGGCAAGGCACGAAGTACTATCAAGACACCTGTTTCTGCATTGGAACTGTTCTGTGATGCCAATGATCTTACAATCAACTGGAAGAAAATTAACCGATTGCTTCCTGCACAAAAGAAAAAGTCTGGTTCCAAGGCATACACAACTCAACAAATCCAAAAAATGCTTCAGGCTACAACCAACATTCGCAACAAGGCAATAATCCACTTTATTGCCTCCTCTGGTGTACGCATTGGCGCATTACCTGAACTGAAATTGAAGCATGTCAGAAACATGCCTCAGGGGTGCAAAGTGGTAACTGTCTACCCTGATGACGTTGAAGAATACTATACTTTTCTTACTTCAGAAGCATCAAAGGCACTTGACGATTATCTTGAGAAACGAGTTCACGATGGCGAGCATCTAGATCCTGAACATCCGTTGTTTAGACAAAACTATGCAATTGGAATTGCAAAACCTAAACATCTGGCCAAGGTCAGCATTCAGGCCATTATTGATAGAATTCTGAGACGAGCTGAATTGAGATTTGGCAGAGATGGTTCAAGACGTGATGTACAGCTAGATCATGGATTCCGAAAACGATGGAATACAATTGTGAAAACAACTGATGGTGTAAAGATAATTCTAGCTGAAAAGATGTTTGGTCACTCTACTCCCACAATCCCCTTGGATGAAACATATGTTGATGCCTCAATTGAAAAACTCTTTGAGGAATTCAAAAAGGCAATACCTGAATTGACAATTGATGATTCACAACGTCTCAAGTTCAAAAATGAACAGCAATCTCAAAAGATCACACAACTTGAAGAAAAGATTGCAAGAATTGAAGACTTGGAAAGACGAATGAGAGTTATGGAAAAATCAACCCAATAGAAATCATTTTTTATTATTTTTATCTTCAAAATCAAACAAGGACATTATTTTCTCTTTTTCTGATTGTTTTATTGCACCAAATTCTTCTGGATATTGATTTTCCAATTCTTTAAACATAAGATCTAATTTTTCATTGTTCTTGTTTGCTCTAATCATTTTCTTGGTCTCTGCAAAAAACTTTTCCCATCCTTCAGTTGCTAATGTCATTAGCATATCTTCACTGAATAATTCTTGTTTTGTTCTTTGATCCACAAAAATAAAATCTAATATGACCTTTGCAAGATCTTCAAACATTCTTTTTGTGTCTACAGCATCTATCCAATTTTTACCCGTTTCTAGGCTTTTCAACATGGTATACAAATAAAATATTCCAATTTTTTTATTGATATCTTCATATGCTTGAGTGGGGGTTTGATATGCTTCCTCTCCCCTTGGCCATGACCATTTTTTTTCTAAGTAACTAGTATAGTTTGATGAAAAAATACCTATTTTTCTTTCCCATGTATAAAATGCTGTCTTACTTAGTGAATAATATTTTTCACGTCCTTTTTTTTCAAATTCAATTGTTTTTTCATTTATTAAAAAAGTCAGATTGTTGCTTACTGCTCTGTCTGTTATTCCTAATTCTTTTTTGATTTCTGAGTATCTTAGCTGTTTATTTTTTGCAAGTAGTCCTACAATCATTTGTTTTGTATCGTCTATTCTGATCTTTTTCACATATTCTATTGCTTTGTCTTATATCTATACATGACTATAGTAAAGTATATAGGAATAACTATACTTAGTATAGTTATGAGAATTCAGATGAATATTTTGATGGATAAAAAAGATCTTAAAAAGATTAGAAAAATTGCCCTCACACGTGGACAAGATTACCCAGATTTTGTGAGATTTGTTTTGAAAAAAGAATTGGCAAATTTGGGATTTTTGACTCGTGATGAAATTAAGACATTGGGGTTATCGCAATGAAAAGGAAATGTCTTGACGACAATCCAAAAACTGTCAAACGATATTATGATTGGGATGGACAGCAAGTAGAAATTTCATTATGCGATTCACATCAACATGATCCTGATTTCTCTCATTTTGTTTCTGAGGAGAAAATACAATGAAATCCAAACGTAAACCCAAATTTCTGCTTGATGAATGTGTACAAATTGCAGATAAAGAATTGAGAAATCATCTTGGGTTTATTAATGCTCGTGATATTGTGGCTACTGGTACATCTGATGACAAATTACTTTCTTCTGCAAAAAGAAGAAATTTGATAATTATTACTAAAGACATACAATTTATTCTAAATACAATTCTTACTGGAAACAAAATAGTTTTTCATAATAAAAATACAAGGGTGTTAATCATCCCAAAAATAAAAACCATAGATTCTGGTTGTAACCATTCCAAATACAAAAGCATGCTGACTTACTATCTTCAAGAACATGAGGAGATTATTGTCCCATGAGATTGTTTTTATTTTATGAAAAAATAAAACTTGAGAGTTTTAGCTTGGCGGCCATCTCAAGTTTAACTACTCAAACTAAGGTGATTGATATTTTTGATACGTAACAATCTCCCAATAAAGGATTCCATACGTGGCTTCCTGCTTTGTGGCATATGTCTCAAAATCAAAAACAGATCTAGAAAATTTCATAGCAAACATGCCTTGAAATGGCATGTCACACATGAACATGGAGATGAAATTAATCCATGAGTCTGGTCTTTCGTTATACGTGCCCTGTTTTGGGATGCAAACATAACACTCGTCCTGTCTATGCAGATTCATCTCAGATCAAAAACCATCTAAAGTATGATCATGACTATCGTGAAAAACAGGAAACCGCATTTAGGCTAAGTCTGACTGCCTCTCCAAATGAAAGACGTAGTCCTATGTGGTTTGTTGACGCATTAGCTGAATTCTCCAAAATTTCTAGTAAAAGAGGAATCTGAATTTGAATACTGGTAACAGATCTGGTAATTTAGGCACTGCAAAGGACAATTTGTTTTATTGCAAAACTTGTAATTCGGATCCATTTACACGAACTCAAAAATGTCTTAACTTTGATAAAACGTTAGAACAATTTCATGCAGAACAAGGCCATAGCATATTTCCTTACAGCAAAAGAGAGCAGTCCATCACTGATCTATTTACGCAGAAAATGAATGATTGTTTGCCACAAAGCATCGACGAATTAAAAAACATGTTAAAAACTTCTCTGGAATTTCATGTAGATAAAGAGAAAACCATTGATTCTGATTCCAATGAGTTTCGCAATAACACTAAAGGTGGTTTTTACGTGTATGAGGAAAAAAACCTGTCCCAACATTTTGCAAAAGACTTTGTTTCTGACATTATGCTGCCCGGGCATGTTTATGATGGGAAAGAATCGTGCGGTAAATGGAAAATTAACGGTTGTCTGGAAAGTGACTTGCATTCTCATGGTGGAGGATACGTGAAAAAAACCATTCAGCGTTGCAATTACAAAGGATGTAAAAAATGTGCCACAAACTCAATACAGCGTGAAGCAAATTCCATTACAAACAGATTGATGACTTTTTGCAATTTGAAAAATAACAGAAAAGTTTACCTGAAAGAAAACAGATCCCGAATATTACTTCATAATATTGTTTCAATACCTTTTGAAGAACATTCTCTTTATCTTACCAAAGATGGAAGAAAGAAATTAAGAGCAAAGGCAATCAAGTATCTAAAAGAATTTGATATTGATGGTGGTGTGATGA
Proteins encoded:
- a CDS encoding 5-formyltetrahydrofolate cyclo-ligase; amino-acid sequence: MEDNRGKKSIRNILLEKRDATSFDLMKIASQKINKKLKKIKEFRDAQKIGAYYPIGSEILTQDIIQELLSNGKDVFLPRITDKNIEFKKITDFSSLEKGSFDIMEPKIECETENNLDVILVPTVGITAKGIRLGYGHGFYDRFLAKHKTTTISLTLEKQVVKNIPKSDHDMLIDWIVTEDRIVETQK
- a CDS encoding bifunctional 5,10-methylenetetrahydrofolate dehydrogenase/5,10-methenyltetrahydrofolate cyclohydrolase, with the translated sequence MTGIKIDGKVIAQSVKDRVKKAVEELKIQGISPCLATVLVGDNPASATYVKNKHKSCEEVGIATKDHKLDSNTTQVQLNEIIENLNNDNSVHGILVQLPLPEQLDEFITTSRISPLKDVDGLTPHNAGLLAMKKAALVACTPSGVMEMFDYHKIDLEGKNIVLINRSNLVGKPLYHLLLDKNATVITCHSKTKNLAELCKSADIIITAVGDRSKFTLTSDMIKDGAVVIDVAISRFQEKLAGDTDFEDIIQKASFATPVPGGVGPMTVAMLLKNTITAASLSSQIGR
- a CDS encoding antibiotic biosynthesis monooxygenase family protein, giving the protein MKIFNSWNFISEILEKKFNAIFTSHDMFVMIADVSLKEGAEDDFKNWFSESNKVLSKFPGFVSRKFLKSADGSYRIVVEHESKESFIKMHNSPEHEKLHPQGHSFMSEPPQRKTYTVAAE
- a CDS encoding cupin domain-containing protein; this translates as MKLEFDLDTYLEKIKNGSNYFHTFINRESLAAGVLVLQPGEEDTQTPHDIDEVYYVISGNGSLKIGDKNYKVSKNKLFFVAKDVKHYFHSNTKELKVLYFFGGTDS
- the purN gene encoding phosphoribosylglycinamide formyltransferase codes for the protein MLNLGILISGRGSNMESILKSIKKKKIPINPSIVISNKPDARGLKIAKKLGVNTEVVESKGFKGNRAEYDKKIITVLTKYGVTPRNGLVCLAGFMRIISPEFVKKYKNRIINIHPALLPSFPGLDAQKQALEYGAKFSGCTVHFVDAGMDTGPVIIQSVVKVKENDTESSLSKRILKEEHRIYPEAVNLFARKKIKVSGRRTIII
- a CDS encoding site-specific integrase — encoded protein: MDKFLKYFKLRDYDSLAGMDSKMLQEMVEDYVMEKKSQGKARSTIKTPVSALELFCDANDLTINWKKINRLLPAQKKKSGSKAYTTQQIQKMLQATTNIRNKAIIHFIASSGVRIGALPELKLKHVRNMPQGCKVVTVYPDDVEEYYTFLTSEASKALDDYLEKRVHDGEHLDPEHPLFRQNYAIGIAKPKHLAKVSIQAIIDRILRRAELRFGRDGSRRDVQLDHGFRKRWNTIVKTTDGVKIILAEKMFGHSTPTIPLDETYVDASIEKLFEEFKKAIPELTIDDSQRLKFKNEQQSQKITQLEEKIARIEDLERRMRVMEKSTQ
- a CDS encoding winged helix-turn-helix domain-containing protein, which translates into the protein MKKIRIDDTKQMIVGLLAKNKQLRYSEIKKELGITDRAVSNNLTFLINEKTIEFEKKGREKYYSLSKTAFYTWERKIGIFSSNYTSYLEKKWSWPRGEEAYQTPTQAYEDINKKIGIFYLYTMLKSLETGKNWIDAVDTKRMFEDLAKVILDFIFVDQRTKQELFSEDMLMTLATEGWEKFFAETKKMIRANKNNEKLDLMFKELENQYPEEFGAIKQSEKEKIMSLFDFEDKNNKK
- a CDS encoding DUF5615 family PIN-like protein, whose protein sequence is MKSKRKPKFLLDECVQIADKELRNHLGFINARDIVATGTSDDKLLSSAKRRNLIIITKDIQFILNTILTGNKIVFHNKNTRVLIIPKIKTIDSGCNHSKYKSMLTYYLQEHEEIIVP